The proteins below are encoded in one region of Girardinichthys multiradiatus isolate DD_20200921_A chromosome 19, DD_fGirMul_XY1, whole genome shotgun sequence:
- the commd8 gene encoding COMM domain-containing protein 8 has protein sequence MMEALGRISATDCVKLCHRVVDGLCGREPPCRSDYSATWSLEEWLQLLDFLTGLFSLAVGSNVPDEEVLAKLSDVDHSHAEAVRSVLRARQEEIRRALLTRTNSISSAILQDFDWQLKLALSSDKISSLNTPLLSLGLDVRENGALRPITMELNREELSTLVSSLEAANKVVLQLK, from the exons ATGATGGAGGCTCTGGGCAGAATATCAGCAACAGATTGTGTCAAA CTGTGTCACAGAGTGGTGGATGGGCTGTGTGGGCGGGAGCCTCCATGCAGGAGTGATTACAGCGCCACCTGGAGCCTGGAGGAGTGGCTGCAGCTCCTGGACTTCCTGACTGGCCTGTTCAGCCTGGCAGTGGGAAGCAACGTCCCAGATGAAGAG GTTCTGGCTAAGCTGTCTGATGTAGACCACAGCCATGCCGAGGCAGTACGGAGCGTGCTCAGAGCGCGACAGGAGGAGATCCGCCGGGCTCTGCTGACCAGAACCAACAGCATCTCCTCTGCAATCCTGCAGGACTTTGACTGGCAGCTGAAG CTGGCTCTGTCCAGCGATAAGATCTCGTCTCTGAACACGCCACTGCTCAGCCTCGGTCTGGATGTGAGGGAGAACGGAGCGCTTCGGCCCATCACCATGGAGCTGAACAGAGAGGAACTGAGCACGCTCGTCAGCTCACTAGAGGCTGCTAACAAG